A genomic region of Luteibacter aegosomatissinici contains the following coding sequences:
- a CDS encoding phosphomannomutase/phosphoglucomutase, which yields MARIAGGEGRGPRVDVRQLLTLVGATVLIVAGAFCAWQAWLIADEENAAAKVREAQAQAVRDLSSEYASLRQQFQAAVNDPALLAAIDDHAAAAARLRALLPTAQVVEVYSPGLDEVVRANYREFGYAKAAQLMAALGSTEPPPASTRGGEGKRRLSVVEPMQVGGVTRAWAWLEYPFDGLASRFEAVPPRGGRLELRQGDGPYSLSLMAEGSKSGDVGAEGQRIAGTALYVFAAMPRAFIVIPHSEVLAALLALIGLGGGAFLLWSRSRPAPVAAPEPEEKEVMVADVQRKPRLPPSPAPGDMGAAPEAPARAAPARAPVATPAAVDPAIFRAYDIRGVAGDTLTVDAARQIGQAIGAVMLERDLRETVVGRDGRLSGPELAGALIDGLRDAGIDVIDLGVVPSPLVYFACFQFGTGCGVAVTGSHNPPDHNGFKIVVGGETLAEDAIADLYRRIAGGGLPTGGHGSWREQSVVDAYVNRVADDVSTQRRMKIVVDAGNGAAGLVAPRVLEEIGCEVVPLYCDVDGRFPNHHPDPSDPHNLGDLIAAVHTIGADLGIAFDGDGDRLGVVTPGGEIIFPDRLLMLYAQDVLARNPGATVIYDVKCTGHLRKVIQDAAGVPLMWRTGHSLIKAKMRDTGAALAGEMSGHFFFADNNRWYGFDDGVYAAARLMEILAADLEDRTPAEIFDGLPKSVSTPEIRLPMAEGVPARFMEAFRAKASFDEARISTLDGVRADWPDGWGLVRASNTSPALVFRFDADNAKVLERVKQAFRLQLHAVDAKLPVPF from the coding sequence ATGGCTCGGATTGCGGGTGGGGAGGGGCGGGGGCCTCGCGTCGATGTACGGCAGCTGCTCACGCTGGTGGGCGCGACCGTACTCATTGTCGCGGGCGCGTTCTGCGCATGGCAGGCCTGGCTGATCGCGGATGAGGAAAACGCGGCCGCCAAGGTGCGCGAAGCGCAGGCGCAGGCCGTGCGTGATCTTTCCAGTGAGTACGCCAGCCTGCGCCAGCAGTTCCAGGCGGCCGTGAACGATCCCGCCCTGCTGGCTGCGATAGATGACCATGCCGCGGCTGCGGCACGCCTGCGCGCCCTGTTGCCCACCGCCCAGGTCGTCGAGGTGTACAGCCCGGGCCTGGATGAAGTGGTGCGCGCCAACTACCGCGAGTTCGGTTACGCGAAGGCCGCTCAGCTCATGGCGGCCCTGGGTTCGACCGAACCCCCGCCGGCCAGCACCAGGGGCGGTGAGGGAAAGCGCCGCCTGAGCGTCGTCGAGCCGATGCAAGTGGGTGGCGTGACGCGCGCGTGGGCATGGCTCGAGTACCCGTTCGATGGCCTCGCCTCGCGCTTCGAAGCCGTGCCCCCGCGTGGTGGCCGGCTGGAGCTACGCCAGGGCGATGGCCCTTATAGCCTCAGCCTGATGGCAGAGGGCAGCAAGAGCGGTGACGTTGGGGCCGAGGGTCAGCGCATCGCCGGCACGGCGCTGTACGTGTTCGCTGCGATGCCCAGGGCCTTCATTGTCATTCCGCATTCGGAGGTGCTCGCGGCCCTGCTGGCATTGATCGGCCTGGGCGGCGGTGCCTTCCTGCTCTGGTCGCGCAGCCGGCCTGCGCCGGTCGCCGCGCCCGAGCCCGAAGAGAAAGAGGTGATGGTGGCCGATGTACAGCGCAAGCCGCGCCTGCCGCCATCACCGGCGCCGGGCGACATGGGCGCTGCGCCGGAGGCCCCGGCGCGCGCCGCACCTGCGCGGGCACCCGTAGCAACACCGGCTGCCGTGGACCCCGCCATTTTCCGCGCCTACGACATCCGGGGCGTGGCCGGCGACACGCTGACCGTGGATGCGGCACGCCAGATCGGCCAGGCCATCGGCGCGGTCATGCTCGAGCGTGACCTGCGCGAGACCGTGGTCGGCCGCGACGGGCGGTTGTCGGGCCCTGAACTGGCCGGCGCGCTGATCGATGGCCTGCGCGACGCGGGCATCGATGTCATCGACCTTGGCGTCGTGCCCAGCCCGCTCGTCTATTTCGCCTGCTTCCAGTTCGGCACCGGGTGTGGCGTCGCCGTCACCGGCAGCCACAACCCGCCGGACCACAACGGCTTCAAGATCGTCGTGGGTGGCGAGACGCTTGCCGAAGACGCCATTGCCGACCTTTACCGTCGCATCGCCGGCGGCGGCCTGCCCACGGGCGGCCATGGAAGCTGGCGCGAGCAATCGGTCGTGGATGCTTACGTCAACCGCGTGGCCGATGATGTATCGACCCAGCGCCGGATGAAGATCGTGGTCGATGCCGGCAACGGTGCCGCCGGCCTCGTCGCGCCCCGCGTGCTCGAGGAAATCGGCTGCGAGGTGGTGCCGCTGTACTGCGACGTGGATGGCCGGTTCCCGAACCACCACCCCGATCCCTCCGATCCGCATAACCTGGGCGACCTGATCGCGGCGGTCCACACCATTGGCGCCGATCTCGGCATCGCGTTCGACGGCGATGGCGACCGGCTGGGCGTGGTGACGCCCGGCGGGGAGATCATCTTCCCCGACCGCCTGCTCATGCTTTACGCGCAGGATGTGCTGGCGCGTAACCCCGGTGCCACGGTGATCTACGACGTGAAGTGCACCGGGCACCTGCGCAAGGTGATCCAGGATGCCGCAGGCGTGCCGCTCATGTGGCGTACGGGGCATTCGCTGATCAAGGCCAAGATGCGCGACACCGGCGCCGCCCTGGCGGGTGAGATGAGCGGCCATTTCTTCTTCGCCGACAACAACCGCTGGTACGGCTTCGATGATGGCGTGTATGCGGCCGCCCGGCTCATGGAGATCCTGGCCGCCGACCTGGAGGACCGCACGCCGGCGGAAATCTTCGACGGCTTGCCGAAGAGTGTATCCACGCCGGAAATTCGCCTGCCCATGGCCGAAGGCGTACCCGCCCGGTTCATGGAGGCCTTCCGCGCGAAGGCTTCGTTCGACGAGGCGCGCATCAGCACGCTTGATGGCGTGCGCGCGGACTGGCCGGATGGCTGGGGCCTGGTCCGTGCATCCAACACGTCACCGGCGCTGGTATTCCGTTTCGACGCGGATAACGCCAAGGTGCTGGAACGGGTGAAGCAGGCCTTCAGGCTGCAGCTCCACGCCGTGGACGCGAAGCTGCCCGTGCCTTTCTGA
- the pyrE gene encoding orotate phosphoribosyltransferase, with translation MHDYQREFIELTLARDVLRFGEFTLKSGRTSPYFFNMGRIDSGAALARLGRSYAAAAVRSGVAFDMLFGPAYKGIALAAATAIALADTQDRDVPWAYNRKEAKDHGEGGMLVGAPLKGRVLIVDDVMTAGTAVRESLELIRAQGAEPAGVLIALDRQERGQGELSAAQEVAAQFGIPVIAIASLADVLTYAGERPELASEHERLLAYRAQYGVSA, from the coding sequence GTGCACGATTACCAGCGCGAATTCATCGAGCTCACGCTCGCCCGCGACGTCCTCCGCTTCGGCGAGTTCACCCTGAAGTCGGGCCGCACCAGCCCATACTTCTTCAACATGGGCCGTATCGATTCCGGGGCGGCACTCGCCCGGCTGGGGCGCTCGTATGCCGCCGCCGCGGTGCGCTCGGGCGTCGCGTTCGACATGCTGTTCGGGCCCGCCTACAAGGGCATCGCGCTGGCGGCCGCCACGGCTATTGCGCTGGCCGATACCCAGGACCGTGACGTGCCCTGGGCTTACAACCGCAAGGAAGCCAAGGATCACGGCGAAGGCGGCATGCTGGTTGGCGCCCCGCTGAAGGGCCGCGTCCTCATCGTCGATGACGTGATGACCGCCGGTACCGCCGTGCGCGAATCGCTGGAGCTGATCCGCGCCCAGGGCGCCGAACCGGCCGGCGTGCTGATCGCGCTGGACCGCCAGGAGCGCGGCCAGGGCGAGCTTTCCGCGGCACAGGAGGTGGCGGCCCAATTCGGCATCCCCGTCATCGCCATCGCCAGCCTGGCCGATGTACTCACCTACGCCGGCGAGCGCCCTGAACTGGCCAGCGAACATGAACGGCTGCTCGCCTACCGCGCGCAATACGGCGTGAGTGCCTGA
- the dut gene encoding dUTP diphosphatase: protein MIDIELKILDARLGDSIPLPEPATDGSAGMDLRAAVEAPITLRPGESVLVPTGLAIHIGDPGWCALIVPRSGLGHKQGLVMGNLVGVIDADYQGPLTISAWNRGTAELTIAPGDRIAQLLLVPVGRARLRVVDGFAPSRRGEGGFGSTGVN, encoded by the coding sequence TTGATCGACATTGAACTGAAGATCCTCGACGCCCGCCTCGGCGACAGCATCCCGCTGCCCGAGCCCGCGACCGACGGCAGCGCCGGCATGGACCTGCGCGCCGCGGTGGAGGCGCCGATCACCCTGCGGCCGGGTGAAAGCGTGCTGGTGCCCACGGGCCTGGCCATTCACATCGGCGACCCGGGCTGGTGTGCTCTGATCGTCCCGCGCTCCGGGCTGGGGCATAAGCAGGGGCTGGTGATGGGCAACCTGGTCGGCGTGATCGATGCGGACTACCAGGGGCCCCTCACGATTTCGGCCTGGAATCGCGGAACTGCCGAATTGACCATCGCGCCGGGGGACCGGATTGCGCAATTATTGCTGGTGCCGGTCGGCCGGGCGCGGTTGCGTGTCGTCGACGGCTTTGCACCGTCCCGTCGGGGCGAGGGCGGCTTTGGTTCCACCGGCGTCAACTGA
- the radC gene encoding RadC family protein, whose amino-acid sequence MPNPSPTKHTARDGSSAGSIWSRPIHAWPERDRPRERLLANGPQALSDAELVAVLLGNGSRGVDAVTMGRALLTRAGGVGKLLAGAAEMAHAPGVGPVKRARLIAAIELARRSLSENLAQLPCIEGVEDCFAFLKARLFHMKHEVIGCLFLDVRHRVITFEIVAEGTVHCADLYPRELARACLRHHAVAIIMVHNHPSGDATPSPDDQALTISMRDALALLDIKLLDHIVVGAGTPVSMARLGMV is encoded by the coding sequence ATGCCCAACCCATCCCCTACGAAACACACCGCCCGCGATGGCTCGTCGGCGGGTTCGATCTGGTCGCGCCCCATCCACGCCTGGCCCGAACGCGATCGCCCGCGCGAGCGGCTTCTGGCCAACGGCCCCCAGGCCCTGTCCGATGCCGAGCTGGTCGCCGTGCTGCTGGGCAACGGTAGCCGCGGCGTCGATGCCGTCACCATGGGCCGCGCGCTGCTCACCCGGGCCGGTGGCGTCGGCAAGTTGCTGGCTGGCGCCGCGGAGATGGCCCATGCGCCCGGGGTGGGGCCGGTCAAGCGCGCGCGGCTCATCGCCGCCATCGAGCTGGCACGCCGTTCGCTCAGTGAGAACCTGGCCCAGTTGCCATGCATCGAGGGGGTGGAGGATTGCTTCGCCTTCCTGAAGGCCCGGCTCTTCCATATGAAGCACGAAGTGATCGGCTGCCTGTTCCTCGATGTACGGCACCGCGTGATCACCTTCGAGATCGTGGCCGAAGGCACGGTCCACTGCGCGGACCTTTACCCGCGCGAGCTGGCGCGGGCCTGCCTGCGCCACCACGCCGTCGCCATCATCATGGTGCACAACCACCCCTCGGGCGATGCCACGCCCAGCCCCGATGACCAGGCCCTTACGATCTCGATGCGCGATGCGCTGGCGCTGCTGGACATCAAGCTGCTGGACCACATCGTGGTCGGCGCGGGCACGCCGGTATCCATGGCCAGGCTTGGCATGGTCTAG
- the coaBC gene encoding bifunctional phosphopantothenoylcysteine decarboxylase/phosphopantothenate--cysteine ligase CoaBC, whose translation MTLRQRRILIGVTGGIAAYKICELVRRLRDLDAEVRIVMTEGATHFVTPTTFQALSGQPVRVSLWDEAGEAAMGHIELAKWAERILIAPASADSIARLAHGFANDLLSTVVLATAAPVYIAPAMNQQMWAHPAVQANVGTLRVRGVQVLGPADGDQACGDIGSGRMLEPHELRDILVASFGDQPLRGRRVVVSAGPTYEDIDPVRFIGNRSSGRMGFAVAEAARDAGADVTLVAGPVSLATPPGVRRVDVRSARQMHEAVLAAAHGADIYIGAAAVGDYRPAGTAEHKLKKAGGEPLRLELAENPDIIGALAAQPAHPFLVGFAAETRDVAHYARDKLARKGLDMIAANEVGGGRGFEVADNALHLFWADGDAALARAPKTELARQLMAHVATRFLAKHGNAS comes from the coding sequence ATGACCCTCCGCCAGCGTCGCATCCTGATCGGCGTCACCGGCGGCATTGCCGCCTACAAAATCTGTGAGCTTGTACGCCGCCTGCGCGACCTCGATGCCGAGGTGCGCATCGTGATGACGGAAGGCGCCACGCACTTCGTGACCCCCACCACGTTCCAGGCTCTTTCGGGCCAGCCCGTGCGCGTGAGCCTGTGGGATGAAGCCGGCGAAGCGGCCATGGGCCATATCGAACTGGCCAAATGGGCCGAGCGGATCCTGATCGCCCCAGCCAGCGCCGACAGCATCGCGCGGCTTGCCCACGGCTTTGCGAACGACCTGCTCTCCACCGTCGTGTTGGCCACGGCCGCCCCGGTATACATCGCACCCGCCATGAACCAGCAGATGTGGGCCCATCCGGCCGTACAGGCGAACGTGGGCACGTTGCGCGTTCGTGGCGTGCAGGTGCTCGGCCCGGCAGATGGTGACCAGGCCTGCGGCGATATCGGCTCGGGCCGGATGCTCGAGCCGCATGAACTACGCGACATCCTGGTGGCCTCGTTCGGCGACCAGCCCTTGCGCGGCCGCCGGGTGGTGGTCAGTGCGGGACCCACGTACGAAGACATCGACCCGGTGCGCTTTATCGGCAACCGGAGCTCCGGCCGCATGGGCTTCGCGGTGGCCGAAGCGGCCCGCGATGCGGGCGCGGACGTGACGCTGGTGGCCGGCCCGGTGTCCCTCGCGACGCCCCCGGGCGTACGCCGTGTGGATGTGCGTAGCGCCCGGCAGATGCATGAGGCTGTCCTGGCCGCAGCGCACGGCGCTGACATTTACATCGGCGCCGCGGCGGTGGGCGATTACCGCCCCGCCGGCACGGCCGAGCACAAGCTGAAGAAGGCCGGCGGCGAACCGCTGCGCCTGGAACTGGCGGAAAACCCGGACATCATCGGCGCACTGGCCGCGCAGCCGGCGCACCCGTTCCTCGTTGGCTTCGCCGCAGAGACCCGTGACGTGGCCCACTATGCGCGCGACAAGCTGGCGCGGAAGGGGCTGGACATGATCGCGGCCAACGAAGTGGGTGGCGGCCGTGGGTTCGAAGTGGCCGATAACGCCCTGCACCTGTTCTGGGCCGATGGCGACGCCGCGCTGGCGCGCGCTCCCAAGACCGAGCTGGCGCGCCAGCTCATGGCCCACGTGGCCACCCGATTCCTCGCCAAACACGGAAACGCCTCTTGA
- a CDS encoding DUF4124 domain-containing protein: MRAVRYIMAGAVLVVATSAAVAQTNDRNNNGYRYRWKDASGQSNFSDSLTPDAMKAGYDVVNAQGMVVQHVNRQLTADERAAAKKIADQQAAAKAAADQRQREDMQTLNAYPTEQAFTAARQSQLDNFHQAVNTTQLNLQGQEKTLADLLNRAGDLERAKQPVPPYLTTRIGEQRNTVSGLRATLQRQQAAETAAKASMAADVEHYRQLRAANPNGG; this comes from the coding sequence ATGCGTGCAGTGCGTTACATCATGGCGGGAGCGGTGCTGGTCGTGGCCACATCCGCTGCCGTTGCCCAGACGAACGACAGGAACAACAACGGTTATCGCTACCGCTGGAAGGATGCGTCCGGCCAGTCGAACTTCAGCGATAGCCTGACCCCGGACGCCATGAAGGCGGGCTATGACGTGGTCAATGCACAAGGCATGGTGGTGCAGCACGTGAACCGCCAGCTCACCGCGGATGAGCGCGCCGCCGCCAAGAAAATCGCCGACCAGCAAGCCGCCGCCAAGGCCGCGGCCGACCAGCGCCAGCGCGAGGACATGCAGACGCTGAATGCCTACCCGACGGAACAGGCGTTCACCGCGGCCCGGCAATCGCAGCTGGATAACTTCCACCAGGCGGTGAACACCACGCAGCTGAACCTGCAGGGCCAGGAAAAGACCCTCGCCGATCTGCTCAACCGTGCGGGCGACCTCGAGCGCGCCAAACAGCCCGTACCGCCGTACCTCACCACCCGCATCGGCGAGCAGCGGAACACGGTATCGGGCCTGCGAGCTACCTTGCAGCGCCAGCAGGCAGCCGAGACAGCGGCCAAGGCCAGCATGGCCGCCGATGTAGAGCACTACCGCCAGTTGCGTGCGGCCAACCCGAACGGCGGTTGA
- the argS gene encoding arginine--tRNA ligase: MKQELKQLVLQAIGAMRESGKLPSDFVAPVFVIERTRSREHGDFATNAAMMMAKAAGRKPRDIATDLVEALPASPLVGKVEIAGPGFINFFLAPAAFHAEIERALAETDRYGHNRDGGGRTAGVEYVSANPTGPLHVGHGRAAAIGDSIGRLLHATGYKVFREFYYNDAGVQIANLALSTQCRAKGIGPDEAGWPESGYRGDYIADVARAFLAKESVEADGETVTASGDADNLDDVRRFAVAYLRHEQDLDLKAFGVSFDVYYLESSLYSEGKVDETVRELVAHGHTYEEGGALWLRSTDFGDDKDRVMRKSDGTYTYFLPDVAYHRTKWQRGYERAITELGSDHHGSLARVKAGLQALDTGIPKNWPEYVLHQMVTVMKGGEEVKISKRAGSYVTLRDLIDEVGRDATRYFLIARKADSQLVFDIDLARSQTNDNPVYYIQYAHARASRVFRELADRGLTTDRGNGLAKLSQLTTEHEQALMFDLSRYPEVVEAAGINLEPHLIAQYLRELAGALHSYYHEHKWIVDDADLRDARLTLVAATQQVLRNGLDLLGISAPESM, from the coding sequence GTGAAACAAGAGCTCAAACAACTCGTCCTGCAGGCCATCGGCGCCATGCGGGAGTCCGGCAAGCTGCCGTCCGATTTCGTAGCCCCGGTGTTCGTGATCGAGCGCACGCGCAGCCGTGAGCACGGTGATTTCGCCACCAACGCCGCCATGATGATGGCCAAGGCGGCCGGCCGGAAGCCGCGCGATATCGCCACCGACCTGGTCGAGGCCCTGCCGGCCTCGCCGCTGGTGGGCAAGGTCGAGATCGCCGGCCCGGGCTTCATCAACTTCTTCCTCGCCCCGGCCGCCTTCCACGCCGAGATCGAGCGCGCGCTGGCGGAGACGGACCGTTACGGCCACAACCGCGATGGTGGCGGCCGCACGGCGGGTGTCGAGTACGTGTCGGCCAACCCGACCGGCCCCCTGCATGTCGGCCACGGCCGCGCGGCGGCCATCGGCGACAGCATCGGCCGCCTGCTCCACGCCACCGGCTACAAGGTGTTCCGCGAGTTCTATTACAACGATGCGGGCGTGCAGATCGCCAACCTGGCCCTGTCCACGCAATGCCGCGCCAAGGGCATCGGCCCGGATGAGGCCGGCTGGCCGGAATCGGGCTACCGCGGCGATTACATCGCCGACGTGGCCCGCGCCTTCCTGGCGAAGGAATCGGTCGAGGCCGATGGCGAGACCGTCACGGCCTCGGGCGATGCCGATAACCTCGACGATGTCCGCCGCTTTGCCGTGGCCTACCTGCGCCACGAGCAGGACCTGGACCTGAAGGCCTTTGGCGTCTCGTTCGATGTGTACTACCTGGAATCCTCGCTTTACTCCGAGGGCAAGGTGGACGAGACCGTGCGCGAGCTGGTCGCCCACGGCCACACCTACGAGGAAGGCGGCGCGCTGTGGCTGCGTTCCACCGATTTCGGTGACGACAAGGACCGCGTCATGCGCAAGTCCGACGGCACCTACACCTATTTCCTGCCCGATGTGGCCTACCACCGCACCAAGTGGCAGCGCGGCTACGAGCGCGCCATCACCGAGCTGGGCAGCGACCACCATGGCTCGCTGGCCCGCGTGAAGGCCGGCCTGCAGGCGCTCGATACCGGCATTCCGAAGAACTGGCCGGAATACGTGCTGCACCAGATGGTCACGGTGATGAAGGGCGGCGAGGAGGTGAAGATCTCCAAGCGTGCCGGCTCGTACGTCACCCTGCGCGATCTCATCGATGAAGTGGGCCGCGATGCGACCCGTTACTTCCTCATCGCGCGCAAGGCCGATTCGCAGCTCGTGTTCGATATCGACCTGGCCCGCTCGCAGACCAACGACAACCCGGTGTACTACATCCAGTACGCCCATGCGCGCGCCAGCCGCGTGTTCCGTGAACTCGCCGATCGCGGCCTCACCACGGATCGCGGCAACGGCCTGGCCAAGCTGTCGCAGCTCACCACCGAGCACGAGCAGGCGTTGATGTTCGATCTGTCGCGCTACCCGGAAGTGGTTGAAGCCGCCGGCATCAATCTGGAACCGCACCTGATCGCGCAATACCTGCGCGAACTCGCGGGCGCGCTGCACAGTTACTATCACGAGCACAAATGGATCGTTGACGACGCCGACCTGCGCGATGCCCGCCTTACCCTGGTGGCCGCCACGCAGCAGGTGCTCCGCAACGGTCTGGACCTGCTGGGCATCAGTGCCCCGGAGAGCATGTAA
- a CDS encoding SPOR domain-containing protein, whose product MATRKKGKGRQAVRNSSGGMPGWGWALIGILAGALLMAFAMKGSFMPMKKDGPEPNPQATAQKGSEPGVADQAEPEKSDKPRKPSYDFYSVLSEKEVRIPDAEIHAQAKAEAQQNQQQQAAAQQQAQAAQQAQAAAAQQQQQSQQAATAANNLPKATTQTVTAAPAQAQAPASSGGSGYLLQVGAFPSAADAEALKAKLALQGFIANVQPVKVGAQTYNRVRLGPFKSATELESTQQRLQSAGIKAIALKEGS is encoded by the coding sequence ATGGCGACACGCAAGAAGGGCAAAGGCCGCCAGGCCGTCCGCAACAGCTCCGGCGGCATGCCGGGCTGGGGCTGGGCGCTGATCGGCATCCTTGCCGGCGCCCTGCTCATGGCCTTCGCCATGAAGGGCAGCTTCATGCCCATGAAGAAGGATGGCCCGGAGCCGAACCCGCAGGCCACCGCGCAGAAGGGTAGCGAGCCGGGCGTCGCCGACCAGGCCGAGCCGGAAAAGAGCGATAAGCCGCGCAAGCCGTCGTACGACTTCTACTCGGTGCTTTCCGAGAAGGAAGTGCGTATCCCGGATGCGGAGATCCACGCCCAGGCCAAGGCCGAGGCGCAGCAGAACCAGCAACAGCAGGCCGCGGCGCAACAGCAGGCGCAGGCCGCGCAGCAGGCCCAGGCGGCCGCCGCGCAGCAACAGCAGCAGTCGCAGCAGGCCGCAACCGCCGCGAACAACCTGCCGAAGGCCACGACGCAGACCGTGACCGCCGCGCCCGCACAGGCCCAGGCACCGGCATCGTCCGGCGGCAGTGGCTACCTGCTCCAGGTGGGTGCGTTCCCGAGCGCGGCCGATGCCGAAGCGCTGAAGGCGAAGCTGGCCCTGCAGGGCTTCATCGCCAACGTGCAGCCGGTGAAAGTCGGCGCGCAGACGTACAACCGCGTGCGCCTGGGGCCGTTCAAGTCGGCCACGGAGCTGGAAAGCACCCAGCAGCGTTTGCAGTCGGCCGGCATCAAGGCCATCGCGCTGAAGGAAGGTTCCTAA